From one Sphingomonas sp. BT-65 genomic stretch:
- a CDS encoding potassium transporter Kup has translation MTVTDDASHASRQWKLALGATGVVFGDIGTSPLYAFRESFIGHHPLPLDRFHVLGVLSMLIWALLLVVTVKYVFVTMRADNRGEGGSFALLALIQRVARSSPALPLIGIAALIATALFYGDAVITPAISILSAVEGLELLGPDLDTWIIPLTLALVAGLFAVQRHGTHLIGRLFGPVMVLWFAVIALLGGWQVVANPHVLAAANPAYAVQFLLTDPVRAFFTLGTVVLAVTGAEALYADMGHFGRKPIARAWLLLALPALILCYAGQSALVLADPAAIRSPFYLMAPPAALVPLLLLATAATIIASQSIISGAFSVTQQAVQLGYLPRLRIAHTSASERGQVFSPTVNAMLFVAVVALVLGFRSSTALAAAFGLAVTATMVLTTLLIGFVIFRIWKWSPLWAIPLYGLLLTLDLGLFAASTTKFLDGGWLPAVIAAVLVLIFTTWRKGRELLREKLAGAAMPVELFERSSAKVHRVPLTAVYLTSNAEGIPPALLHNLKCNLVLHERILLVTVRTALTPRVDPAERVRAEMLTETVTRIIIKYGFAEQPDIPAALAELDPALPAKAIYFLSRQTLIASSRPGMAIWRERLFAWMARVSEQPMSFFNLPPNRVVELGSQVEI, from the coding sequence ATGACCGTAACGGACGACGCCAGCCACGCCAGCCGCCAATGGAAGCTCGCGCTCGGCGCCACCGGGGTCGTGTTCGGCGATATCGGCACCAGCCCGCTCTACGCCTTTCGCGAGAGCTTCATCGGCCATCACCCGCTCCCGCTCGACCGGTTCCATGTGCTCGGCGTGCTGTCGATGCTGATCTGGGCGCTGCTGCTGGTCGTCACGGTCAAATATGTGTTCGTCACGATGCGCGCCGACAATCGCGGCGAGGGCGGCAGCTTCGCGCTGCTCGCCCTCATCCAGCGAGTCGCGCGCTCGTCCCCGGCGCTGCCGCTGATCGGCATCGCCGCGTTGATTGCGACCGCGCTCTTCTATGGCGATGCAGTGATCACGCCGGCCATCTCGATCCTCTCGGCGGTCGAGGGGCTCGAACTGCTCGGCCCCGATCTCGACACCTGGATCATCCCGCTCACCCTCGCGCTGGTTGCCGGGCTGTTCGCGGTGCAGCGGCACGGCACGCATCTGATCGGGCGGTTGTTCGGGCCGGTGATGGTGCTGTGGTTCGCCGTGATCGCGCTGCTCGGCGGGTGGCAGGTCGTCGCCAATCCGCACGTCCTCGCCGCCGCCAACCCTGCCTATGCGGTCCAATTCCTGCTCACCGATCCAGTGCGCGCCTTCTTCACCCTCGGTACCGTCGTGCTCGCCGTCACCGGCGCGGAGGCGCTCTACGCCGACATGGGGCATTTCGGGCGCAAGCCGATCGCACGCGCCTGGCTGCTGCTCGCGCTCCCCGCGCTGATCCTCTGCTATGCCGGCCAGTCGGCGCTGGTGCTCGCCGATCCGGCGGCGATCCGCTCGCCCTTCTACCTGATGGCACCCCCCGCCGCGCTGGTGCCGCTGTTGCTGCTCGCCACCGCGGCGACGATCATCGCCAGCCAGTCGATCATCTCCGGCGCCTTCTCGGTCACGCAGCAGGCGGTGCAGCTTGGCTATCTCCCCCGCCTGCGCATCGCCCATACCTCCGCCAGCGAGCGCGGCCAGGTCTTTTCGCCCACCGTCAATGCGATGCTGTTCGTCGCGGTGGTGGCGCTGGTGCTCGGCTTCCGGAGCTCGACCGCGCTTGCTGCCGCCTTCGGCCTCGCGGTCACCGCGACGATGGTGCTGACCACGCTCCTCATCGGCTTCGTCATCTTCCGCATCTGGAAGTGGAGCCCGCTCTGGGCGATTCCGCTCTATGGCCTGCTGCTCACGCTCGATCTCGGGCTGTTCGCGGCTTCCACCACCAAGTTCCTCGACGGCGGCTGGCTGCCCGCGGTGATCGCCGCGGTCCTGGTGCTGATCTTCACCACTTGGCGCAAGGGGCGCGAATTGCTCCGGGAGAAGCTGGCCGGCGCTGCGATGCCCGTCGAGCTGTTCGAGCGATCGAGCGCGAAGGTGCATCGCGTGCCCCTGACCGCGGTCTATCTGACCTCGAACGCCGAGGGCATCCCGCCGGCCTTGCTCCACAACCTCAAATGCAACCTGGTCCTGCACGAGCGGATTCTCCTCGTCACGGTCCGCACCGCGCTGACGCCCCGGGTCGATCCGGCGGAGCGAGTACGGGCGGAAATGCTGACCGAAACGGTCACGCGCATCATCATCAAATACGGTTTCGCCGAGCAGCCCGACATTCCGGCCGCGCTCGCCGAGCTCGATCCGGCGTTGCCGGCCAAGGCGATCTATTTCCTCAGCCGCCAGACGCTGATCGCGTCCTCGCGGCCCGGCATGGCGATCTGGCGCGAGCGGCTGTTCGCGTGGATGGCGCGCGTGTCGGAGCAGCCAATGAGCTTCTTCAACCTGCCGCCCAACCGCGTGGTCGAGCTGGGCAGCCAGGTCGAGATTTAG